From one Bacteroides eggerthii genomic stretch:
- a CDS encoding DNRLRE domain-containing protein — MSFKKQLFLICGVLAVPFLGLQADDVNVALRKPVTASSQQEKFPASNVTDGVISRKSTWMSAESARPPHILDINLERYYDINRIVIYTGIPENELTEPEKGKAPGFWSMKNFKIQYWDDANWTDLPDTERTENRLDKLEFIFKPTLQTFQIRLVSTDGEPIRINEFEVYGKEKANMPVPVIINEVQKTVQEPSKTKMQITITKEVIGKSMKYVAYNQGYYFPGSNISGWLEYSNVNSLRVWTSLNDYVPQSAVLNDERVSTLDDFEVCKTELRNNPERNRFIRWEPVLENCRKKQFSTNSMVFEYALKELKRLNIEPVLQINSTDFDGTWNNKWKQWQRFYALAFYAAKTGDVTMYAMHNEPNHRHAGPMRITQYVDAMKIVSDAVYCAVQDVNKLYGKCLKSRFVSPVTAGSNANWWAEVVKNLRIDYRGLPSDRDLLDIFSTHSYNLPAAGYASKVSDIRKIIVENHPMKQSLPIVYTETGRWMNAYLIDKEETMDSPSLFTEWAGEYANNTLNQGYGMWAFKFANTTSGTYPRGIKSGHHFIWQGKRIVEDAYNNVALGKKTSDLTSSHGVIVKAITDGDKTDVSMWVSSDTDEEKCLEINLGKSYSLGGAVVYTGSSYGVYTSPDRVKNFNLQYWDGTAWVDIKETMEKNARYAQSFFLFDAPVTTSKVRFVSTDKGSIKVREIKLFDSESVKDIPSSYDISGIQRTGEVVRLFAKGFKNERPLLSTVKSATDNDVDAITCFNPEEMRYYIWLVQRKHFSNNLTLNMKSLDLPTGTRVIAEEVSANAYGEVVWSKEISENGQLSFELPGQSVMLLTIPVCMNAQNTLVAVDDAVVKAGRNDKKNFGKAKMMNVEMNASRVNGNQVSYVKFDLSGVDRQKINAAIFQIYGNSIAGHPYRFHVYALDNNNWDENSLNWRNAPNLEGKQVRITDVGGTAHVAGEIVVDKTAAYHQLDVTELLRNCREQEITFVLIREVRQLGDDSDNGKSCSFGTKESKNGPKLAIW; from the coding sequence ATGAGTTTTAAGAAACAGCTGTTTTTAATATGCGGAGTTCTTGCTGTGCCATTTTTAGGATTGCAAGCCGATGATGTAAATGTGGCGTTACGTAAGCCGGTGACTGCATCGTCACAACAGGAGAAATTTCCGGCATCTAATGTGACGGACGGAGTTATTTCACGCAAATCAACTTGGATGAGTGCCGAAAGTGCACGACCTCCTCATATATTGGATATTAATTTGGAACGATATTATGATATCAACAGGATTGTTATCTATACCGGTATTCCGGAAAACGAGTTGACGGAACCGGAAAAAGGCAAAGCTCCGGGATTTTGGTCGATGAAGAACTTTAAGATTCAGTATTGGGATGACGCCAACTGGACGGATTTACCGGATACGGAACGTACGGAAAACCGGTTGGATAAACTTGAATTTATTTTTAAACCTACATTACAGACTTTTCAGATTCGTCTGGTGTCCACAGATGGTGAGCCAATTCGGATTAATGAATTTGAAGTGTATGGTAAGGAAAAGGCTAATATGCCTGTACCTGTGATAATAAATGAAGTGCAGAAAACTGTTCAGGAGCCATCGAAGACAAAAATGCAGATAACAATAACCAAAGAGGTTATTGGGAAATCAATGAAGTATGTGGCTTACAACCAAGGGTATTATTTCCCAGGAAGTAATATTTCCGGTTGGCTTGAATATTCCAATGTAAATAGTCTGCGAGTTTGGACATCCTTGAATGATTATGTTCCTCAGTCAGCTGTACTGAATGATGAAAGAGTGTCTACTTTGGATGATTTTGAAGTATGTAAGACTGAATTGAGAAATAATCCAGAACGTAACCGCTTTATCCGTTGGGAACCGGTTTTGGAAAATTGCCGTAAAAAACAGTTTTCTACTAACTCGATGGTTTTTGAATATGCATTGAAAGAATTGAAACGTCTGAATATAGAACCAGTTCTTCAGATAAATTCTACAGATTTCGATGGAACGTGGAATAATAAATGGAAACAGTGGCAACGTTTCTATGCACTTGCTTTTTATGCGGCTAAGACTGGAGATGTAACCATGTATGCTATGCATAACGAACCGAACCATCGCCACGCGGGTCCCATGAGGATAACACAGTATGTGGATGCTATGAAGATTGTTTCGGATGCTGTGTATTGTGCAGTACAGGATGTGAACAAACTATATGGGAAATGTTTGAAGTCGCGTTTTGTAAGCCCTGTCACAGCAGGTTCGAATGCGAATTGGTGGGCAGAAGTAGTGAAAAATTTGCGTATAGACTATCGCGGTTTACCTTCAGACAGAGATTTATTGGATATATTTTCTACTCATTCTTATAATCTGCCGGCTGCGGGTTATGCATCTAAGGTTTCTGATATAAGAAAAATTATCGTGGAAAACCATCCTATGAAACAATCTCTGCCAATTGTTTATACAGAGACCGGTCGCTGGATGAATGCTTATCTGATAGATAAGGAAGAAACAATGGATTCTCCCTCTTTATTTACGGAATGGGCAGGTGAATATGCGAATAATACGCTTAATCAGGGTTATGGTATGTGGGCTTTTAAGTTTGCAAATACTACTAGTGGCACATATCCGCGAGGAATCAAATCAGGACATCATTTTATCTGGCAGGGGAAGCGGATTGTTGAGGATGCTTATAATAATGTGGCATTGGGTAAGAAAACGTCAGACCTGACTTCTTCTCATGGAGTAATCGTGAAAGCTATAACGGATGGAGATAAAACAGATGTCTCCATGTGGGTCTCTTCAGATACGGATGAAGAGAAATGTTTGGAGATTAATTTGGGTAAAAGTTACTCTTTGGGTGGGGCAGTAGTCTATACAGGTTCTTCTTATGGAGTTTATACTTCTCCTGACCGCGTGAAAAACTTTAATTTACAATATTGGGATGGCACCGCTTGGGTGGATATAAAGGAAACAATGGAAAAGAATGCACGTTATGCTCAGTCTTTCTTCTTGTTTGATGCTCCTGTTACGACTTCTAAAGTTCGGTTTGTGTCAACTGATAAGGGAAGTATAAAGGTGAGAGAAATTAAATTATTTGATTCAGAATCCGTAAAAGATATTCCTTCTTCTTATGATATAAGCGGTATTCAGCGCACTGGTGAAGTAGTCCGTCTTTTTGCAAAAGGCTTTAAGAATGAACGTCCTTTATTGAGTACGGTGAAATCTGCTACTGATAATGATGTGGATGCCATTACATGCTTTAATCCGGAAGAAATGAGATACTATATATGGCTTGTACAACGCAAACACTTTTCAAATAATCTGACTTTGAATATGAAATCATTAGACTTACCCACCGGAACCAGAGTAATTGCCGAAGAAGTAAGTGCAAATGCTTATGGTGAGGTGGTTTGGTCGAAAGAAATCTCGGAGAATGGACAACTTTCCTTTGAGCTTCCGGGTCAAAGCGTGATGCTTCTTACTATTCCTGTTTGCATGAATGCGCAAAATACATTAGTCGCTGTAGATGATGCGGTAGTAAAAGCCGGTAGGAATGATAAAAAGAACTTCGGTAAGGCTAAAATGATGAATGTGGAGATGAATGCTTCCCGGGTAAATGGGAATCAGGTAAGCTATGTTAAGTTTGATTTGTCGGGAGTGGATAGACAGAAAATAAATGCTGCCATATTTCAGATATATGGTAATTCCATTGCCGGACATCCTTATCGTTTCCACGTTTACGCTTTGGATAATAATAATTGGGATGAGAATTCTTTAAACTGGAGAAATGCTCCTAATTTGGAAGGGAAGCAGGTTCGTATAACGGACGTTGGGGGTACTGCGCATGTAGCAGGTGAAATAGTAGTGGATAAAACAGCTGCTTATCACCAACTGGATGTTACAGAATTACTCCGTAATTGTAGGGAACAAGAAATAACTTTTGTATTAATAAGGGAGGTCAGACAATTGGGTGATGATTCTGATAATGGCAAAAGTTGTTCTTTTGGTACGAAAGAATCTAAAAATGGGCCAAAATTGGCTATTTGGTAG
- a CDS encoding sialate O-acetylesterase — MKRILSSLYLLLISISLLANDRFAVADIFTDHMVLQRNANVKVWGEGTDGSLVEVRFEGQNRKMVVAKGKWMVELKTGEAGGPYKLEIVNGNHKICFKDVFVGDVWLAGGQSNMEFALRRVKDAQAEISLADYPQIRYYKVPRKFYPEQKVPGTSWKACSPETATDFAAIAYYFAKNIHKELNIPIGIIQVPVGGTTVEAWTSRKLLMSDKDFRPLLEYYDSIANSYRPGEYEKLYNNYHSSLAEYNKLSAEKKRYINKPSEPMGKWNFRRPVGLSETMLSTACPYTLKGFIFYQGESNTARGAQYRKLFPAMIKEWRTSWGQGDIPFLFVQLPRFETKTRYWNELREAQYLTSLRVKNTGMAVAFDQGNPKDIHPIVKDTVGWRLAQLALGKIYGKKIIYQGPEFKKLSKAENGSLLLDFINTGTGIIAKDGAASLSGFMVAGKDGKFYPAEAVIVSNSQVRVSSEQVQAPIDVRYLWVNSANPNFFNKEGFPACPFRTDSYRLETEGVYVNPEPVMPKLDLFLFIGQSNMAGRGYITDNYKSSIKDVYLLTPTGTMEQARNPLNKYSTIRKQLDLQGVGPAYSFAKAITEKTGHQLGLVVNARGGSSINSWLKGARDDYYGEALSRIRQAMKYGKVKAIIWHQGESDSREPGLYMEKLKKLVADLRQDLGDEKLPVIVGEIADWRANGTSEAFNKMLRTVPQHISYAYCVSSKELVPLIDERDPHFSADSQIILGRRYAEAAYEACYSQK; from the coding sequence ATGAAACGCATTTTATCTTCTTTATACTTATTACTGATAAGTATTTCTCTTTTGGCAAACGACAGATTTGCCGTTGCTGATATTTTTACAGACCATATGGTATTGCAGCGTAATGCCAATGTAAAGGTTTGGGGGGAGGGAACGGACGGTTCGCTGGTTGAAGTTCGTTTTGAAGGACAAAACCGGAAGATGGTGGTTGCAAAAGGCAAATGGATGGTTGAATTGAAGACTGGAGAGGCCGGAGGACCATATAAGTTGGAAATTGTAAATGGTAATCATAAGATTTGTTTCAAGGATGTTTTCGTAGGTGACGTATGGCTGGCGGGTGGTCAGTCAAATATGGAGTTTGCTCTACGCAGGGTGAAAGATGCGCAGGCAGAAATTTCTTTGGCTGATTATCCTCAGATACGTTATTATAAGGTACCGAGGAAATTTTATCCGGAACAAAAAGTACCCGGAACATCTTGGAAGGCGTGCTCGCCGGAAACAGCGACAGATTTTGCAGCTATAGCCTATTATTTTGCCAAGAATATACATAAAGAACTGAATATTCCTATCGGTATCATTCAAGTTCCTGTAGGTGGGACAACGGTTGAGGCATGGACAAGCCGGAAATTGTTGATGTCTGATAAAGATTTTCGTCCGCTGCTGGAATACTATGATAGTATTGCCAACTCTTATCGTCCTGGTGAATATGAGAAATTGTATAATAATTACCATAGTTCTTTGGCGGAGTACAACAAGTTGAGCGCAGAGAAGAAACGATACATTAACAAACCGTCAGAACCTATGGGAAAATGGAATTTTCGCCGTCCGGTAGGTTTGTCCGAAACAATGTTGAGTACTGCTTGTCCATACACATTGAAAGGATTCATTTTTTATCAGGGAGAATCGAATACTGCCAGAGGGGCGCAATACCGCAAACTATTTCCCGCTATGATTAAAGAGTGGAGGACTTCATGGGGGCAAGGAGATATTCCTTTCTTATTTGTACAGTTACCCCGATTTGAAACAAAGACACGCTATTGGAATGAATTACGTGAAGCACAATATTTAACTTCACTTCGTGTGAAAAATACGGGGATGGCGGTCGCCTTTGATCAGGGAAACCCTAAAGATATTCATCCGATTGTAAAGGATACGGTAGGTTGGCGATTGGCACAGTTAGCTTTGGGAAAGATATATGGTAAAAAGATTATTTATCAGGGTCCTGAATTTAAGAAATTATCAAAAGCGGAAAATGGTAGTTTACTTCTTGATTTTATAAATACAGGTACCGGGATTATTGCTAAAGATGGAGCTGCTTCACTCTCCGGATTTATGGTTGCAGGTAAAGATGGTAAGTTCTATCCTGCCGAAGCGGTCATCGTTAGTAATAGCCAGGTGCGAGTAAGCAGTGAGCAGGTGCAGGCTCCTATTGATGTTCGTTACCTGTGGGTAAATAGTGCAAATCCTAATTTCTTTAATAAAGAGGGATTTCCTGCATGTCCTTTTCGTACCGACAGTTATCGACTGGAAACGGAAGGTGTGTATGTTAACCCTGAGCCGGTGATGCCTAAATTGGATTTATTCCTTTTTATAGGACAGTCTAATATGGCAGGTCGTGGATATATTACTGATAATTATAAAAGTAGCATTAAAGATGTGTATTTGCTGACTCCTACCGGTACAATGGAACAGGCAAGGAATCCTTTGAACAAGTATTCTACTATTCGCAAGCAGTTGGATTTACAGGGAGTAGGTCCTGCCTATTCTTTTGCAAAGGCAATAACAGAGAAAACCGGACATCAATTAGGGCTGGTAGTGAATGCCCGCGGTGGCAGTTCTATTAATTCGTGGTTAAAAGGGGCTCGGGATGATTATTATGGTGAAGCTTTATCGCGTATACGCCAGGCTATGAAATATGGTAAGGTGAAAGCTATTATTTGGCATCAGGGTGAATCGGACAGTCGGGAACCGGGACTATATATGGAAAAACTGAAGAAGTTGGTCGCTGATTTACGGCAAGATTTGGGAGATGAGAAACTTCCTGTTATAGTAGGTGAGATTGCCGATTGGCGGGCAAATGGAACTTCGGAGGCATTTAATAAAATGCTACGTACAGTTCCTCAGCATATTTCATATGCTTATTGTGTGTCATCCAAAGAACTAGTTCCTTTGATTGATGAACGTGATCCTCACTTTAGCGCAGACAGCCAAATAATTCTAGGCAGGAGATATGCTGAAGCTGCTTATGAGGCTTGTTATTCTCAAAAGTAA
- a CDS encoding glycoside hydrolase family 2 TIM barrel-domain containing protein: MKTKLLCTLYFLCPLALSAANVHKLTPITTDKDVRVEISLSVEANEHLSFDAVISHTRNGEVLCSRSKEFSFKNKVDTTIVWKIDGLNPELWSPVTPVLYNLEIKTDTEVVRKRIGFRKFEMRDGVFYLNGKPIYLRGNAINPPERGIPESLERSKEFARDYVRFMKSLNINIIRIPDDQNWMDVCDEEGMMIFAGRYGRPKHGTNTAPPADFDLSFKTYKEIDLGPFTPHPSVVIYILANEMPPEGEVGTRYREFLTKMCGKLKKWDDTRLYIGNTGYGLGKSGDIYDVHRYWGWYYNTFLTYLNMRDKSMWQNSGRVQPITFTECVGNYTGIDGRFNLCSRTKQPGSQKCWTGHLPNEEQAEAAMSYQAFVLKNATELFRRLRCQNGNLAGTMPFTIIFHNWDGVKSFAEMKPKPVAWQYQTSYQPILLSWENWQSQVYVGNKLSVVAHVVNDDDYCNDLNGARLQWWIEKGNEKFLSGGIELPSVPYYGTYRSPLSIDIPQDLASGDYVLKGEIWMNGRKISHNESEIFIAGQDWNNKDVTGKAIYVYDSSVGEQTRSCLQKLGYMVKPIRMIKDLPRNSILVLGKDSWDNNINSQVEQLREYIKKGGRVVCLEQDPVKFNQSWLPISVRFLEDSNNDPVYLSPSLAYKDGMNINLERPYHPVFKGLTPKRFKLWSDYTSYDESQKGFPAIYPVNRGYDLHAADLKNVAILANYSRALSATALSELFMGKGSVLLSGFDLINHCGTDPVADKLLSNILHYMATDKKHEPYVAVTDSIVWGDYASERGIVNALCNGLMVNTVPIIPKGQEKDAKYKLKIDEYGYQYAGSYGGWNSKPGVQYVPYGRRPMAPFTFSRGGSPLIKKSSVTGEGYFYITLPEKKNTMITVLENPVDEPIRISLSVNNEAGKEYVILPKQQLSIETDISHIKNAMKVSLKGDRRTILLKTILGMKHSRK, translated from the coding sequence ATGAAAACAAAATTACTATGTACGTTGTATTTTTTGTGTCCATTGGCCTTGTCAGCAGCAAATGTTCATAAACTTACTCCGATTACTACTGATAAGGATGTCAGAGTTGAAATAAGTTTGTCCGTTGAGGCAAACGAACATCTGTCTTTTGATGCAGTCATTTCTCATACTCGTAATGGTGAGGTATTGTGTAGTCGTTCAAAAGAGTTTTCTTTTAAGAATAAAGTCGATACGACAATAGTATGGAAAATAGATGGTTTGAATCCGGAATTGTGGAGTCCGGTTACTCCTGTTCTTTATAACCTTGAAATAAAGACGGATACTGAAGTTGTACGCAAGCGGATTGGTTTCAGAAAATTTGAGATGCGGGATGGGGTGTTCTATCTGAACGGGAAACCTATCTATTTGCGAGGTAATGCCATTAATCCGCCGGAAAGAGGGATACCTGAATCCTTGGAAAGAAGTAAGGAGTTCGCTCGTGATTATGTCCGTTTTATGAAGAGTTTGAATATAAATATTATTCGTATTCCTGATGACCAAAACTGGATGGATGTATGCGATGAAGAAGGCATGATGATTTTTGCCGGTCGCTATGGACGGCCTAAACATGGAACTAATACTGCACCGCCGGCAGACTTCGACTTATCGTTTAAGACATATAAGGAAATAGATTTAGGACCGTTTACCCCTCACCCTTCTGTTGTCATTTATATATTGGCTAATGAAATGCCGCCTGAAGGTGAAGTTGGAACTCGGTATCGGGAGTTTCTGACAAAAATGTGTGGTAAACTCAAGAAATGGGATGATACCAGATTGTATATAGGTAATACCGGATATGGGCTTGGAAAATCAGGTGATATTTATGATGTACATCGGTATTGGGGATGGTATTACAACACTTTCTTGACTTATCTTAATATGCGTGATAAGAGTATGTGGCAAAATTCGGGTAGAGTTCAGCCTATTACATTTACTGAGTGCGTGGGTAACTATACGGGGATAGACGGACGTTTCAACCTTTGTTCCCGGACTAAGCAGCCCGGTTCGCAAAAGTGTTGGACCGGTCATCTGCCAAATGAAGAACAAGCTGAGGCTGCTATGTCATATCAAGCCTTTGTCTTAAAAAATGCTACGGAACTGTTTCGTCGGTTGAGATGCCAGAATGGTAATCTTGCAGGTACTATGCCTTTTACCATAATATTCCATAATTGGGATGGAGTAAAATCGTTTGCAGAAATGAAACCGAAACCTGTAGCATGGCAGTATCAGACAAGTTATCAACCGATATTACTGAGTTGGGAAAACTGGCAGTCTCAAGTTTATGTCGGAAATAAGTTGTCGGTCGTTGCTCATGTAGTTAATGATGATGATTATTGCAATGATTTGAATGGCGCCCGTTTGCAATGGTGGATTGAGAAAGGGAATGAGAAGTTTTTGTCAGGAGGTATCGAACTGCCGTCTGTTCCTTACTATGGGACATATAGGAGTCCTCTTTCAATTGATATTCCTCAGGATTTGGCTTCGGGAGATTATGTATTGAAAGGTGAAATTTGGATGAATGGCAGGAAGATATCCCATAATGAGAGTGAAATCTTCATTGCAGGACAGGATTGGAACAATAAGGATGTAACTGGAAAAGCGATTTATGTATATGATTCTTCGGTGGGGGAACAAACCCGAAGTTGCCTGCAAAAGCTTGGTTATATGGTGAAACCGATACGTATGATTAAGGATTTGCCTCGCAATTCCATTTTAGTTTTGGGAAAGGATTCTTGGGACAATAACATAAACAGCCAAGTTGAACAATTAAGGGAGTATATAAAGAAAGGAGGACGCGTTGTTTGTCTGGAGCAGGATCCGGTTAAATTCAATCAGTCATGGCTGCCGATTTCGGTTAGATTCTTAGAAGACAGTAATAATGATCCGGTCTACCTGTCTCCTTCTTTAGCATATAAAGACGGTATGAATATTAATCTTGAACGTCCTTATCATCCGGTCTTTAAAGGGCTGACCCCGAAACGTTTTAAACTTTGGTCTGATTATACTTCTTATGATGAGTCGCAAAAGGGATTTCCTGCTATTTATCCAGTGAATAGAGGATATGACTTGCATGCAGCTGATTTGAAAAACGTGGCAATTCTTGCTAATTATAGTCGTGCGTTATCGGCAACTGCTTTGTCGGAGCTGTTTATGGGTAAGGGGTCTGTGTTATTGTCGGGTTTCGATTTGATAAATCATTGTGGAACGGATCCGGTAGCAGATAAACTTCTTTCAAATATATTACATTATATGGCTACTGATAAAAAGCATGAACCATATGTGGCAGTGACTGACTCTATTGTTTGGGGAGATTATGCCTCTGAACGAGGTATTGTGAATGCTCTTTGTAATGGCTTGATGGTAAATACGGTTCCTATTATTCCGAAAGGACAGGAGAAGGATGCCAAATATAAGTTGAAGATTGATGAGTATGGTTATCAATATGCCGGATCATATGGTGGCTGGAACTCAAAACCGGGTGTACAATATGTACCCTATGGGAGAAGACCGATGGCTCCGTTCACGTTTTCGCGAGGAGGAAGCCCGCTTATTAAAAAATCATCTGTAACAGGCGAGGGGTATTTTTACATAACTTTACCGGAGAAGAAGAATACGATGATTACTGTATTGGAGAATCCTGTGGACGAGCCTATTCGTATCAGTCTTTCCGTAAACAATGAAGCGGGAAAGGAGTATGTAATTTTGCCTAAGCAGCAATTAAGTATTGAAACGGATATTTCTCATATAAAGAATGCGATGAAGGTATCTTTGAAAGGAGATAGGCGCACGATTCTGCTGAAAACCATATTAGGTATGAAACATAGTCGGAAATAA